One genomic window of Micromonospora sp. WMMD1128 includes the following:
- the argB gene encoding acetylglutamate kinase, which produces MSDDLTRAQAKAATLIEALPWLARFAGATVVIKYGGNAMVDPELRRAFAADMVFLRYAGLKPVVVHGGGPQISAMLGRLGIASEFRGGLRVTTPEAMDVVRMVLVGQVGRELVGLVNAHGPFAVGLSGEDAGLFTAVRRPAYVDGQPVDVGQVGDVESVDVSAVTDLIAAGRIPVISTVAPDVDGVLHNLNADTAAAALAVALDARKLVVLTDVPGLYADWPDTSSLVSEITADDLAKLLPSLESGMVPKMEACLRAVRQGVPAAHVVDGRVAHSTLLEVFTSEGFGTMVIGS; this is translated from the coding sequence ATGAGTGACGACCTCACCCGGGCCCAGGCCAAGGCCGCGACGCTCATCGAGGCGCTGCCCTGGCTGGCCCGCTTCGCCGGCGCCACCGTCGTGATCAAGTACGGCGGCAACGCGATGGTCGACCCCGAGCTGCGGCGGGCCTTCGCCGCGGACATGGTCTTCCTCCGGTACGCCGGCCTGAAGCCGGTCGTGGTGCACGGCGGCGGCCCGCAGATCTCCGCCATGCTCGGCCGGCTCGGCATCGCCAGCGAGTTCCGGGGCGGCCTGCGGGTCACCACCCCGGAGGCGATGGACGTGGTCCGGATGGTCCTCGTCGGTCAGGTCGGCCGGGAACTGGTCGGGCTGGTCAACGCGCACGGCCCGTTCGCGGTCGGCCTCTCCGGGGAGGACGCCGGGCTGTTCACCGCGGTGCGCCGCCCGGCGTACGTGGACGGGCAGCCGGTCGACGTGGGTCAGGTCGGCGACGTGGAGTCGGTGGACGTCTCGGCGGTCACCGACCTGATCGCGGCCGGCCGGATCCCGGTCATCTCCACCGTCGCGCCGGACGTCGACGGGGTGCTGCACAACCTCAACGCGGACACCGCCGCCGCCGCGCTCGCGGTCGCCCTGGACGCGCGCAAGCTGGTCGTGCTCACCGACGTGCCGGGTCTCTACGCCGACTGGCCGGACACGTCCAGCCTGGTCAGCGAGATCACCGCGGACGACCTGGCGAAGCTGCTGCCGTCCCTGGAGTCGGGGATGGTCCCGAAGATGGAGGCGTGCCTGCGGGCGGTGCGGCAGGGCGTGCCCGCCGCGCACGTCGTCGACGGCCGGGTCGCCCACTCCACGCTGCTCGAAGTGTTCACGTCGGAAGGGTTCGGAACGATGGTGATCGGCTCATGA
- the argJ gene encoding bifunctional glutamate N-acetyltransferase/amino-acid acetyltransferase ArgJ, with protein MTVTAPRGFRAAGVAAGLKPSGAADVALVVNDGPDAGVAGVFTANRVKAAPVLWTQRVVHGGVVRAVVLNSGGANACTGPAGFQDTHATAEHTAAALTAGSARLIVGAGEVAVCSTGLIGERLPMPKLLPGVRDAVRGLSRDGGLPAAEAIMTTDTRPKTTVTRGGGWTVGGMAKGAGMLAPAMATMLCVLTTDAVAGPDALDAALRAATRVTFDRIDSDGCMSTNDTVLLLASGASGIEPTAAELAAAVTAACHDLTQQLLSDAEGATKQIAIDVVGAASEDDAVEVGRAVARNNLVKTALFGNDPNWGRILAAVGTTAAAFEPDEVDVAVNGIWVCRGGAAAEDRAKVDLTGRDVTIRIDLHAGGEAATIWTNDLSHGYVHENSAYSS; from the coding sequence ATGACCGTCACCGCTCCCCGTGGATTCCGCGCCGCCGGCGTCGCCGCCGGCCTCAAGCCCTCCGGCGCCGCCGACGTCGCCCTGGTCGTCAACGACGGCCCGGACGCCGGTGTCGCCGGCGTCTTCACCGCCAACCGGGTGAAGGCCGCCCCGGTGCTCTGGACCCAGCGTGTCGTGCACGGCGGCGTGGTCCGCGCCGTGGTGCTCAACTCCGGCGGCGCGAACGCCTGCACCGGCCCGGCCGGCTTCCAGGACACCCACGCCACCGCCGAGCACACCGCCGCCGCGCTCACCGCCGGCAGCGCCCGGCTGATCGTCGGCGCCGGCGAGGTCGCGGTCTGCTCCACCGGCCTGATCGGCGAGCGGCTGCCGATGCCGAAACTGCTACCCGGCGTACGCGACGCGGTGCGCGGCCTGTCCCGCGACGGCGGGCTGCCGGCCGCCGAGGCGATCATGACCACGGACACCCGGCCCAAGACCACCGTGACGCGCGGCGGTGGCTGGACCGTCGGCGGGATGGCGAAGGGCGCCGGGATGCTGGCGCCCGCCATGGCCACCATGCTCTGCGTGCTCACCACCGACGCGGTGGCCGGGCCGGACGCGCTCGACGCCGCGCTACGGGCCGCCACCCGGGTCACCTTCGACCGGATCGACTCCGACGGGTGCATGTCCACGAACGACACCGTGCTGCTGCTGGCCAGCGGCGCCTCCGGCATCGAGCCGACCGCGGCCGAGCTGGCCGCCGCGGTCACCGCCGCCTGCCACGACCTGACCCAGCAGCTCCTCTCCGACGCGGAGGGGGCGACCAAGCAGATCGCGATCGACGTGGTCGGCGCGGCGAGCGAGGACGACGCCGTCGAGGTGGGCCGCGCGGTCGCCCGCAACAACCTGGTCAAGACCGCGTTGTTCGGCAACGACCCGAACTGGGGCCGGATCCTCGCCGCCGTCGGCACCACCGCCGCCGCGTTCGAGCCGGACGAGGTCGACGTCGCGGTCAACGGCATCTGGGTGTGCCGGGGCGGCGCCGCCGCCGAGGACCGCGCCAAGGTGGACCTCACCGGCCGTGACGTCACCATCCGGATCGACCTGCACGCCGGTGGCGAGGCCGCGACCATCTGGACCAACGACCTGTCGCACGGGTACGTGCACGAGAACTCGGCGTACTCGTCATGA
- the argC gene encoding N-acetyl-gamma-glutamyl-phosphate reductase translates to MGIRVAVAGASGYAGGELLRLLAGHPEFELVAATAHSQAGQPVAAVHPQLAGLDLVLGATDPAALADADLVFLALPHGQSAALAAALPDTVKVVDLGADHRLHDADAWSRYYGGAHAGAWAYGLPELPGARGGIAAARRVANTGCYAVATTLALAPLIAAGAVRPDDVVVVAASGTSGAGRAAKAHLLGSEVMGDLSPYKVGAHQHVPEIKQATGATGLSFTPVLAPMPRGILATVTALPTGDADPRAVLAAAYADEPFVHLLPDGSWPHTAATAGSNACHLQTTVDVDSGRVIVVSAIDNLGKGAAGQAVQNANLMAGLPETTGLSVFGVAP, encoded by the coding sequence ATGGGCATTCGAGTAGCGGTGGCCGGGGCGAGCGGGTACGCCGGTGGCGAACTGCTGCGCCTGCTCGCCGGCCACCCCGAGTTCGAGCTGGTCGCCGCCACCGCGCACAGCCAGGCCGGCCAGCCCGTCGCCGCCGTACACCCGCAGCTCGCCGGCCTGGACCTGGTGCTCGGGGCGACCGACCCGGCGGCGCTCGCCGACGCGGACCTGGTCTTCCTGGCCCTGCCGCACGGCCAGTCGGCGGCCCTCGCCGCGGCCCTCCCCGACACCGTCAAGGTGGTCGACCTCGGCGCCGACCACCGGCTGCACGACGCGGACGCCTGGTCCCGCTACTACGGCGGCGCGCACGCCGGCGCCTGGGCCTACGGGCTGCCCGAGCTACCCGGCGCGCGTGGCGGGATCGCGGCGGCCCGGCGGGTGGCCAACACCGGCTGCTACGCGGTCGCGACCACGCTGGCGCTGGCCCCGCTGATCGCCGCCGGCGCGGTACGCCCCGACGACGTGGTGGTGGTCGCCGCCTCCGGCACCTCCGGCGCCGGCCGGGCCGCCAAGGCGCACCTGCTCGGCAGCGAGGTGATGGGCGACCTGTCCCCCTACAAGGTGGGCGCGCACCAGCACGTGCCCGAGATCAAGCAGGCCACCGGCGCGACCGGGCTGTCGTTCACGCCGGTGCTCGCCCCCATGCCCCGGGGCATCCTGGCCACCGTCACCGCGCTGCCGACCGGCGACGCCGACCCGCGCGCGGTGCTGGCCGCCGCCTACGCCGACGAGCCCTTCGTGCACCTGCTGCCCGACGGGTCGTGGCCGCACACCGCCGCCACCGCCGGCTCGAACGCCTGCCACCTCCAGACGACCGTGGACGTCGACTCGGGGCGGGTGATCGTGGTCAGCGCCATCGACAACCTGGGCAAGGGCGCGGCCGGTCAGGCCGTGCAGAACGCCAACCTGATGGCCGGCCTCCCCGAGACCACCGGCCTGTCCGTCTTCGGAGTCGCCCCATGA
- a CDS encoding amidohydrolase, with amino-acid sequence MASPGPPVTARVPGPSPEPDVLARAGSLYRDLHAHPELSGTEERTAARFASALREIGCEVTTGIGGHGVVGVLANGAGPAVMLRAELDALPVAERTGLPYASTATALDGAGRRTPVMHACGHDLHLAAAVGATAHLARRRDGWRGTLLVLGQPAEETLSGAAALVADGLHERFGRPDLLLAQHAAPLPAGMVAHGAGPMTAGCVTLEVTVTGRGGHAATPHLCVDPVVLAATIVVQLQTVVARQVGPAEQVSLTVGSLRAGHHPGVIPEDATLGVTIRALSDRTLDDVLARVTRVVRACCEAAGSPVEPVLRVVSRTPAYQGDPAVAARLRAAHERAFGAERVAWWPPSLAAEDFPLLAAGGIPSGYWMLGVVGPRQWRSAPGASAAEKLAGLPANHSPSFAPDAGLALPAGVAALAAGALTALAPE; translated from the coding sequence ATGGCGTCACCCGGTCCGCCCGTCACCGCCCGCGTCCCGGGCCCGTCCCCGGAGCCGGACGTCCTGGCCCGGGCCGGCTCGCTCTACCGCGACCTGCACGCCCATCCGGAGTTGTCGGGGACGGAGGAGCGCACCGCCGCGCGGTTCGCGTCCGCGCTGCGGGAGATCGGCTGCGAGGTCACGACCGGCATCGGCGGGCACGGCGTGGTCGGCGTCCTGGCCAACGGGGCCGGGCCGGCGGTGATGCTCCGCGCCGAGCTCGACGCGCTGCCGGTCGCCGAGCGGACCGGGCTGCCGTACGCGAGCACCGCGACCGCCCTCGACGGCGCGGGGCGCCGGACCCCTGTCATGCACGCCTGCGGGCACGATCTGCACCTGGCCGCGGCGGTGGGCGCGACGGCTCACCTGGCCCGGCGGCGGGACGGGTGGCGGGGGACGCTGCTCGTGCTCGGGCAGCCCGCCGAGGAGACGCTCAGCGGCGCCGCCGCGCTCGTCGCGGACGGCCTGCACGAGCGGTTCGGTCGCCCCGACCTGCTGCTGGCGCAGCACGCCGCGCCCCTGCCCGCCGGCATGGTGGCGCACGGGGCCGGCCCGATGACGGCCGGCTGCGTCACGCTGGAGGTGACCGTGACCGGGCGCGGTGGGCACGCCGCCACCCCGCACCTGTGTGTCGACCCGGTGGTGCTCGCCGCCACCATCGTGGTTCAGTTGCAGACCGTCGTGGCCCGGCAGGTCGGGCCGGCGGAGCAGGTGTCGCTGACCGTGGGTTCCCTGCGGGCGGGTCACCACCCGGGGGTGATCCCGGAGGACGCCACCCTGGGCGTCACGATCCGGGCGTTGTCCGACCGGACGCTCGACGACGTGCTGGCCCGGGTGACCCGGGTCGTCCGGGCCTGCTGCGAGGCCGCGGGCAGCCCGGTGGAGCCGGTGCTGCGGGTCGTCTCGCGTACCCCGGCCTATCAGGGCGATCCGGCGGTGGCCGCGCGGTTGCGCGCCGCGCACGAGCGGGCGTTCGGCGCCGAGCGGGTGGCCTGGTGGCCGCCGTCGCTGGCGGCCGAGGACTTTCCGCTGCTGGCCGCCGGTGGGATTCCCAGCGGGTACTGGATGCTCGGCGTCGTCGGCCCGCGCCAGTGGCGGTCGGCGCCCGGTGCGAGCGCCGCCGAGAAGCTCGCCGGCCTGCCGGCCAACCACAGCCCGTCGTTCGCACCCGATGCCGGGTTGGCGCTGCCGGCCGGCGTGGCGGCGCTCGCCGCCGGGGCGCTCACGGCGCTCGCGCCGGAGTGA
- a CDS encoding thiazolylpeptide-type bacteriocin, with translation MAPETDLNALAEEILELESETFAISDYADASEAILASCSSSGTTSTCSSTTSTTSCSA, from the coding sequence ATGGCGCCCGAGACCGACCTGAACGCCCTCGCCGAGGAAATCCTCGAGCTGGAGTCCGAGACCTTCGCGATCTCCGACTACGCCGACGCCTCCGAGGCGATCCTGGCCTCGTGCTCCTCGTCGGGCACCACCTCGACGTGCAGCAGCACCACCTCGACCACCAGCTGCTCGGCCTGA
- a CDS encoding TOMM precursor leader peptide-binding protein: MTGTAAAAPPAPLSAAAARLDEHLSRSWTARPVGPAPRVVTLGAADVLAGTPPRRRDATVHLSADAVLVGPVPGGAPGAACGRCLAIRWQRLRGRSERDALETGGPTTAVGPWPPMTAYQLDAVWELYRAVYAPAPRPAPPTWDEPSRRLARVSRLELDTLRVRTHPVLAEPRCPACSVARPDSPAEVPEIDLPAPKPAPDTYRLRAPGDYPLPRAALVNPVCGALGAGTRLTITSPTTAPVTGSVFIRGYGGLLDVSWSGQSTGYDASHALAYLEGLERHAGTHRRRNLVPVVAAYADVADHALDPDGCGSYPDEVYDRDPILRRFDPDRPIPWVWGRNLHTGRPVLVPRRLCFYSSPAADDTFVLSSSSGCATGSCLVEAALFGLLELIERDAFLLAWYGNLTLPRIDLASCSPAVRAMADRAELQGYALHAFDNRIDLDVPVVTSLAVRHDGGPGLLSFAAAAHVDPEQAVAGAVAEALTYIPHQPTMVRRRRAELERMADDYHLVRRLPDHSALFGLPRMARHAATYLHDGSARDVGQVFGDPRAAGGRDLLDDLRGVLDTLRRRGHQAVLVDQTSPEQEAAGLRSVCVVVPGLLPIDFGWLRQRALYLPRLRTAPHAAGLTGAALTDADLRRVPHPFP; this comes from the coding sequence ATGACCGGCACCGCGGCGGCGGCGCCCCCGGCCCCGCTGTCCGCCGCCGCGGCCCGGCTCGACGAGCACCTGTCCCGGAGCTGGACGGCACGGCCGGTGGGCCCGGCGCCCCGGGTGGTCACGCTCGGCGCCGCCGACGTGCTCGCCGGCACGCCGCCGCGCCGCCGGGACGCCACCGTGCACCTGAGCGCGGACGCGGTCCTCGTCGGCCCGGTCCCCGGCGGCGCGCCGGGGGCCGCGTGCGGGCGCTGCCTGGCGATCAGGTGGCAGCGGCTGCGCGGTCGCAGCGAACGCGACGCGCTGGAGACCGGCGGGCCGACGACCGCGGTCGGGCCGTGGCCTCCGATGACCGCCTACCAGCTCGACGCCGTCTGGGAGCTGTACCGGGCGGTGTACGCCCCGGCGCCCCGACCCGCGCCGCCGACCTGGGACGAGCCCAGCCGGCGGCTCGCCCGGGTCAGCCGCCTGGAACTGGACACGCTGCGGGTGCGGACCCACCCGGTGCTGGCCGAGCCGCGCTGCCCGGCGTGCTCGGTGGCGCGCCCCGACTCGCCCGCCGAGGTGCCGGAGATCGACCTGCCGGCGCCGAAGCCGGCCCCGGACACGTACCGGCTGCGCGCACCGGGGGACTATCCGTTGCCGCGGGCGGCTCTGGTCAACCCGGTCTGCGGCGCGCTCGGGGCCGGCACCCGGCTCACCATCACCTCGCCCACCACCGCCCCGGTCACCGGCAGCGTCTTCATCCGGGGGTACGGCGGGCTGCTCGACGTCTCCTGGAGCGGCCAGTCCACCGGCTACGACGCCAGCCACGCGCTGGCGTACCTGGAGGGGTTGGAGCGGCACGCGGGCACCCACCGGCGACGCAACCTCGTGCCCGTCGTCGCCGCGTACGCGGACGTGGCCGACCACGCGTTGGATCCGGACGGGTGCGGCAGCTACCCGGACGAGGTGTACGACCGGGACCCGATCCTGCGCCGGTTCGACCCGGACCGGCCGATCCCGTGGGTGTGGGGGCGGAACCTGCACACCGGCCGGCCGGTGCTGGTGCCCCGGCGGCTCTGCTTCTACAGCTCCCCGGCGGCCGACGACACCTTCGTGCTCTCGTCCTCGAGCGGCTGCGCCACCGGCAGTTGCCTGGTCGAGGCCGCCCTGTTCGGGTTGCTGGAGCTGATCGAGCGGGACGCCTTCCTGCTCGCCTGGTACGGCAACCTGACGCTGCCCCGGATCGACCTGGCGAGCTGTTCGCCGGCGGTGCGGGCGATGGCCGACCGGGCCGAGTTGCAGGGGTACGCGCTGCACGCCTTCGACAACCGGATCGACCTCGACGTGCCAGTGGTCACCAGCCTGGCGGTCCGCCACGACGGCGGTCCGGGGCTGCTCTCCTTCGCCGCCGCCGCGCACGTCGATCCGGAGCAGGCGGTGGCCGGCGCGGTCGCCGAGGCGCTCACCTACATCCCGCACCAACCGACAATGGTGCGTCGCCGGCGCGCGGAGTTGGAGCGGATGGCCGACGACTACCACCTGGTCCGCCGGCTGCCGGACCACTCGGCCCTCTTCGGTCTGCCCCGGATGGCCCGGCACGCCGCGACCTACCTGCACGATGGGTCGGCGCGGGACGTCGGGCAGGTCTTCGGCGACCCCCGCGCGGCCGGCGGCCGGGATCTTCTCGACGACCTGCGTGGGGTCCTGGACACGCTGCGGCGGCGCGGGCATCAGGCGGTCCTGGTCGACCAGACCAGCCCGGAGCAGGAGGCGGCCGGGCTGCGGTCGGTGTGTGTGGTGGTGCCGGGCCTGCTGCCGATCGACTTCGGCTGGTTGCGCCAGCGGGCGTTGTACCTGCCGCGCCTGCGTACCGCCCCGCACGCGGCGGGGCTGACCGGCGCCGCGCTCACCGACGCCGACCTACGCCGCGTCCCCCACCCGTTCCCCTGA
- a CDS encoding ABC transporter permease, with product MSAYTALARASYKASVRDATTLFFTFAFPLVFLVIFGLIFRNQEVAETGHGYIDFIAPGVLSWGLASAALFGVSFTLMQWRHDDLLRIIRLAPTSIWSVVGSRYAVALAIGVAQSLLFVGVAMLPFLGMRPDSKWPLSLPMMLLAVTTFLALGLIVGSRADTAEAVAAIANCIVVPMAFLSGSFYPLELMPGWLQGISRALPLRYVNDGMAYAFTGFGTMTDYLVACAALVGFAVVFAVVGVRTFRWSRDS from the coding sequence ATGAGCGCATACACCGCACTGGCCCGCGCCAGTTACAAGGCAAGCGTCCGGGACGCCACGACGCTCTTCTTCACGTTCGCGTTCCCGCTCGTCTTCCTGGTCATCTTCGGGCTGATCTTCCGCAACCAGGAGGTCGCCGAGACCGGCCACGGCTACATCGACTTCATCGCGCCGGGCGTGCTGTCGTGGGGCCTGGCCAGCGCCGCGCTGTTCGGGGTTTCGTTCACGCTGATGCAGTGGCGCCACGACGACCTGCTGCGCATCATCCGGCTCGCGCCGACGAGCATCTGGTCCGTGGTCGGCTCCCGCTACGCGGTCGCGCTCGCCATCGGCGTCGCGCAGAGCCTGCTCTTCGTCGGCGTCGCCATGCTGCCCTTCCTCGGCATGCGTCCCGACTCGAAGTGGCCGCTGTCCCTGCCGATGATGCTGCTGGCGGTGACCACGTTCCTGGCGTTGGGCCTGATCGTCGGCTCGCGGGCGGACACCGCCGAGGCGGTCGCCGCGATCGCCAACTGCATCGTGGTGCCGATGGCCTTCCTCTCCGGGTCGTTCTATCCGCTGGAGCTGATGCCCGGGTGGCTGCAGGGCATCTCCCGGGCGCTGCCGCTGCGCTACGTCAACGACGGCATGGCGTACGCCTTCACCGGCTTCGGCACGATGACCGACTATCTGGTGGCGTGCGCCGCGCTCGTCGGCTTCGCGGTCGTGTTCGCGGTCGTCGGCGTGCGTACCTTCCGGTGGAGCCGCGACTCATGA
- a CDS encoding ABC transporter ATP-binding protein, giving the protein MSATDDPAIELDSVSKSYGEVRAVDDVSVSIGRGEFFGMLGPNGAGKTTLIEMIEGLRSPDTGVVRVLGMSPTPRNLDLLPLIGVQTQRSAFFTRLTAREHLVTVAALYGLPASAADRTLKLVGLTGSADVRVTNVSGGQRQRLAIASAIVHDPQVIFLDEPTAALDPQARRDLGQLLRELKAAGKTIVYTTHHLDEAQGLCDRVAILADGRVLALDSPRELIARSGVGTRLVVPAGRLSPEQAGRLDGVDGIDVEDGAIVLRTAHTARVLAALGADGGLDEVETRPATLEDVYLQLMGAPQA; this is encoded by the coding sequence ATGTCAGCCACCGACGATCCGGCCATCGAGCTGGACTCCGTGAGCAAGTCGTACGGCGAGGTGAGAGCGGTGGACGACGTCTCCGTCTCGATCGGCCGGGGTGAGTTCTTCGGCATGCTCGGACCCAACGGCGCGGGCAAGACGACTCTCATCGAGATGATCGAGGGCCTGCGGTCCCCGGACACCGGCGTCGTCCGGGTGCTGGGCATGTCGCCGACGCCACGCAACCTCGACCTGCTGCCGCTGATCGGCGTGCAGACCCAGCGGTCCGCGTTCTTCACCCGGTTGACCGCCCGCGAGCACCTGGTGACCGTCGCCGCGCTCTACGGCCTGCCCGCCTCCGCCGCCGACCGGACGTTGAAGCTGGTCGGGCTGACCGGTTCGGCCGACGTCCGGGTCACGAACGTCTCCGGTGGACAGCGCCAGCGCCTCGCCATCGCCTCGGCGATCGTGCACGACCCGCAGGTGATCTTCCTGGACGAGCCGACCGCCGCCCTGGATCCGCAGGCCCGCCGCGATCTGGGGCAACTGCTGCGCGAGTTGAAGGCGGCCGGCAAGACCATCGTCTACACCACCCATCACCTCGACGAGGCGCAGGGGCTGTGCGACCGGGTCGCCATCCTCGCCGACGGGCGTGTCCTGGCCCTCGACAGCCCCCGGGAGCTGATCGCGCGATCCGGCGTCGGCACCCGCCTCGTCGTGCCCGCCGGCCGGCTGAGCCCCGAGCAGGCCGGCCGGCTCGACGGCGTCGACGGGATCGACGTCGAGGACGGCGCGATCGTCCTGCGTACCGCCCACACGGCCCGGGTGCTGGCCGCCCTCGGGGCGGACGGCGGCCTCGACGAGGTGGAGACCCGCCCGGCCACCCTGGAAGACGTCTACCTGCAACTGATGGGAGCGCCGCAGGCATGA
- a CDS encoding M50 family metallopeptidase: protein MTGPALLGKRPRLRDDLLFSRPLHRGPATVHLVKDRRSGRAFELSGKERFLVGRLDGVRSLGEVGAEYAAAYGRRLGDDHWVRLLWLLHERGLLVGGSGAPPVVPATRHDSVDRWARRLRHVLRPAPVAVLGVLVAALLAAVAWHAGPLWQEARPAFTDPLSLLLLGLLAWAGAATHEFAHALAAVRLGATVERINLVTLTCRIEDYAYLARRRDQVLIAAAGGLANGLVLLLVGAALAALPGAFAGRLFSAYVLVAAAQTLVNFVPVPPLDGYKIVSHLLDTLDLAPESRRYLRTALVRWPRRGGVRYPGPVAIRLGLYGVWWVFVAVGTAAGVVYFVGALLAPALGALGHVLPAAVVGLTLAGWSARPRRARPSDRSSPPHQQHIEAHQRKV, encoded by the coding sequence ATGACCGGTCCGGCCCTGCTCGGCAAGCGTCCCCGGCTCCGCGACGACCTGCTCTTCTCCCGGCCCCTGCACCGCGGACCCGCCACCGTGCACCTGGTCAAGGACCGCCGCAGCGGCCGGGCGTTCGAGCTGTCCGGCAAGGAACGGTTCCTGGTCGGCCGGCTCGACGGGGTCCGGTCGCTGGGCGAGGTCGGCGCGGAGTACGCCGCCGCGTACGGCCGCCGGCTCGGCGACGACCACTGGGTGCGGCTGCTGTGGCTGCTGCACGAGCGGGGCCTGCTCGTCGGCGGGTCCGGCGCGCCGCCGGTGGTCCCGGCGACGCGGCACGACTCGGTCGACAGGTGGGCCCGGCGGCTGCGGCATGTGCTGCGGCCCGCTCCGGTCGCCGTGCTGGGCGTGCTGGTGGCCGCCCTGCTGGCGGCCGTCGCGTGGCACGCCGGCCCGCTCTGGCAGGAGGCCCGCCCGGCGTTCACCGACCCGCTCAGCCTGCTCCTGCTCGGGCTGCTCGCCTGGGCGGGCGCGGCCACGCACGAGTTCGCCCACGCGCTGGCGGCGGTCCGCCTCGGCGCGACCGTCGAGCGGATCAACCTGGTCACGCTCACCTGCCGGATCGAGGACTACGCCTACCTGGCGAGGCGGCGGGACCAGGTGCTGATCGCCGCCGCCGGCGGGTTGGCCAACGGCCTGGTGCTGCTGCTCGTCGGCGCCGCGCTCGCCGCACTGCCGGGCGCCTTCGCCGGCCGGCTGTTCAGCGCGTACGTGCTTGTCGCCGCCGCGCAGACCCTGGTCAACTTCGTCCCGGTCCCACCGTTGGACGGCTACAAGATCGTCAGCCACCTGCTCGACACACTGGACCTGGCGCCGGAGAGCCGCCGCTACCTCCGCACCGCCCTGGTCCGGTGGCCCCGCCGCGGCGGCGTGCGATACCCGGGGCCGGTCGCGATCCGCCTCGGCCTGTACGGCGTCTGGTGGGTTTTCGTCGCGGTCGGGACCGCCGCCGGCGTGGTCTACTTCGTCGGCGCGCTCCTGGCGCCCGCACTGGGCGCGCTCGGCCATGTCCTGCCCGCCGCGGTCGTCGGCCTGACGCTCGCCGGCTGGTCGGCCCGGCCCCGACGGGCTCGACCCTCGGATCGGTCGTCCCCGCCGCACCAGCAGCACATCGAAGCCCACCAGCGAAAGGTATGA